TCTGCCGGGTCGACCATTTCCAGGATTTCCTGTTTAAGATACCAGTCGCTCACCAGGTGGTGGGCAACGTAATCGGCGAGCACGCCCGGGTCGGTAATCCACTCCAGGGTGTTGAGCAGAAACTTCGCTGCCGGCTCGTCCTTGCCGAAGGCCAGGTTCTGCGCCTGTTTGCGAAGCGCCTCGGTCGCCTGGCTGAGTGACTTGCCGCGGGTGGGACGCGACCAACCCGGCGCCCCCAGCGGCTCGACCCGTGCGCGCACGAAGGGGTCCTGTTGCATGATCTTTCCCAGCTCGACCCGCTCGATTCCCTTGAGCTCGATGCGCCGTTCGTAGGCGCCGCCCAGTTCCCAGTCGGTCAGCTCAGCAAGAGTGGCGATGGGATTGGGCAGCAGCTTCTCGGCATATTGGGAATCCCACTGGCAGAGGGAGAATACCAGCCGCGGGGGCACTTCGCGTCCGGGGGTGAGCCCGGCCACCAGATCCTCAACGAGCAGGTGCTCGCGCTCTTCGATCAGGGCAACGGTCATCGTCACCTTGGGAAAGAGCACCGTCTCGGGCAGGACGAGCACCGAGTAGACGTTAGGATCGCTGATAGGGGGTACGGCTTTCATGGCCTCTTGCTGGGGGCGCTCTCTCTCGGCCTGGCGGGGCCGGCCCCGCCGCCGGATCAGCCCGCGCCGCGGGCGCTACCCCTCTGATAGTCGGCCCACTGCCCTTGTGACCAGAAAATATACTATAGGTGCTGCTCAAGATGAGCGCTCAAATACTGCACAAAACTACCGCCAATGGCCTGTCCATTGTCTGCGAACACGTTCCGACCGCCCCGGTGGTCGCCCTGCAAGCCTGGGTGGGCGTCGGCTCGGCCGACGAGACCCCCCAGGAGGCCGGGCTGGCCCACCTGCATGAGCACATGCTCTTCAAGGGTACCAAACGCCGCGGCGTCGGGCAGGTCGCCCGGGAAATCGAGGCGTCCGGCGGCGAAGTGAACGCCTGGACCAGTTTCGACCAGACGGTCTACCACATCACCATGGCCAGCAAGTTCTTCGATGCGGGTCTCGATGTGCTCTCCGACATGGTGCAGCACTCGGTCTTCGACGCCGAGGAACTCGCCCGCGAGAAGGAAGTCGTGCTCGAAGAAATCCGCCGCGGCGAGGACCAGCCCGGCCGCCGCCTCTCGCAGGGACTCTTCTCCGCTGCCTTCCGCAAACACCCCTATCGCCACCCGATCATCGGCACGCCAAAGAGCGTTCGTTCCTTCGGGCGCAAGGACGTCCTCGCTTTCTTCAACAAGTGGTACGTCCCCAACAACATGGTCTTCGTAGTGGTGGGTGACATCGAACCCGAGAAAGCGGCGGCCGCTGTCGAGAAGGCATTCCGCGCGGCCAAGCAGAGAAAGCTTCAGCGCCCGGCCCGCGCGCGCGACACGCTCACCCGCGGCGCGCGCACCTTCGCCGAGCTCACCGACACCGGTGATACCTACCTGGGCCTTGCGTGGCAGGCTCCCGAGCTGCTCCACGAGGATGCGCGCGTGCTCGACGTGCTGGCCGAAATCATGGGCGGCGGCGATGCTTCGCGCCTTTCGGAGAGCATCCAACAGGAAAAGCAGCTCGCCAGCTCGGTCTACGCCCACTGTTATACCCCCAAGGACCCGGGCCTCTTTATGATCGGCGGCAACCCCTACGCGGGCAAGGAACGCGACACCGTGCGCGCCATCGCAGAGGAACTGCGCCGCGTGCGCGAAGACGGCGTGAGCGACGAGGAACTCCAGCGCGCCAAGCTCAACCTTGAATCCGAGAGTGTCTACGCGCGCCAGACCGTGCAGGGACGCGCGCGCAAGTGGGGCGCCGCCCTTCAGACCGCCGGCGACCTGGAGTTCGAGCGCAAGTATCTCGACGAGATTCGCGGGATCACGGCCGAGGACATCCGCCGCGCCGCCCGTGAATATCTAAGCCCCGAGCGTGTGAGCGCCGGCATCGTCGCGCC
This genomic interval from Chrysiogenia bacterium contains the following:
- a CDS encoding LON peptidase substrate-binding domain-containing protein, which produces MKAVPPISDPNVYSVLVLPETVLFPKVTMTVALIEEREHLLVEDLVAGLTPGREVPPRLVFSLCQWDSQYAEKLLPNPIATLAELTDWELGGAYERRIELKGIERVELGKIMQQDPFVRARVEPLGAPGWSRPTRGKSLSQATEALRKQAQNLAFGKDEPAAKFLLNTLEWITDPGVLADYVAHHLVSDWYLKQEILEMVDPAERVQALLEVLGTGKDRLAR